CTCAAAGAAGGCAAAATTaatcttcttattctttttcccTGGAATGTGCACCCCTAGAAGCAATAAATATACTTCAACTACATATAACACACAGAAGGCCTCGGGCATATTAGACCAAAAGGATTGCAGCAGAATTATATCTGCTAAACGATTGGTCCTGACCATTTTTAAAAGCTTGTATCATAAAGTTTTCTCAGTTGGAAAAAGAATTACAGATGCCATACCCAATGTATCTATCAGCAACACATCCTTTTGTATATGATGACTGATTATATGTAAAGGTACGGACAAAATATAGGATAAGAGTGTGCAAATCAGCTACCTCCAATCGCTGTGTTATCTTCACAGTAATCAATTGCCCTCTATATTCAGACAAGAAGTATGACTCGAAATAGCAGTGAGGCACACATTCATCACATTTTACCTCAACTCTTTTCAGACATTACACGCAGTATATCACTCCAAAGTTTACGGCTTTTTTCTCTCGAAACAAACCCAACAACTTCGCTAAGTTAATTCTATCACAATTAAGCAAAACATAATCCAATTATTCACTTCCCCCAGTTGCCCAGATGACTCTAATACACATTAGGGGtatcaatttaaagaaaaaataaatttaaacattttaatTCTATGAACATCCACATATGCACATTGCCACAGCAATAAAAAATCATAactttacaattcaaacacaACCCACAAAAACTTACAACTCAAACGCAAGAATACCCAGAAAAACAAACACATAAATGAAACAGCATAATCATATGGGAATACCTGCAAATCGCCGGAGACTTCAACATCACTAATGGTGGTGAGGGACGAGAGGTACCGGTCGGCTCCCAAAGAAACTTCAGGGAGAATAGCGTACTGCAAGACCTTGTCAGTGAGGAGCATGTCGGAGAGCTCTCTTTGTATCTGCTTGGCCACCATCTTCACTCTCCGTGGGTTCGCCATGCACCGTATCGTAGAGCCAATTTTGGGCTGCAAGGAAGGCAGGCTTATGGGCCTTGCTGAGTGAATCCACGCCGTTGGATTCTGGGTGCGGAACGGTGGACGGCGGTGATGGGATAAGGGTGGCGTGGGTGGTGGCTGCTGGGCGTTGAAGAGCAGGTGTGGCATTGCTGTACTGAATCCTAGCTCCTCTTCCCTCTTCTtcgttttctttcctttttgggttTTAATTAATTACTGGGTTTTGCCCTTTTGGGGGATATGAGGATTGAGAGTGGCCTTGCAGTTGCAGAGACGAGAGGAGAAAGAGGGAAAATGGACTGTCAAGATTCAAGAATATCCCTTTCATAAATCTATGGGTGTTTTAGTAAActaacatttctcttctcttttagAAAAGGGAATTGATTGTTGGGGGACCAAAAACCGTCCCCCAACCggcatttataataaataaatgctttttttttattaaaaagtaattcAACATCAGaaattagagtaatgctacacatcatccccttgtcctccttttatcaccccaaaattgatgtggctcttaaaattaccattggatcaaaatccaagagtgatatatcaaaaattcaatggtgattttaagagccacatcaattttggggtgacaaaaggaggacaaggggatgatgtatagcattactcattgtttttagataaaaaaaaacttattttaattaaaagtggGGGGCAAGGGGACGGTAAGCCGTCCCCTGCCAATCAGCCCTTGAAAGAAAATGGTTCACAATTCTAATATTTGGCCCAATGGGCCCAACCACTTCTTAACCAAGTCTGATAAGTGAGAAACCCattgtttttgtcattttgaattACGAGTTTGACTTACTTCACCAAAAAGAATATTATAAAATTGGGGGAAGAATtccaattatttgtttttttttttaacctatttttttaagtacaatgagaaaaaagaacaaagctAAGGAACATAAAAGGAAGAGGGAAATCTTTTCTAATATAGGGAGGAAAAGAACTAGATAAAGGAGAAAGGATGAGAATGTAGTTCAAAAAAATTCTAGTTGTGACCCAATTTGTCACATAATGAGTACaaaagtttgcacttcggttaaCTTTACTAGCTGTTCAGCTAGTAGATAATGAAATTATGGAATGAAGAATGGAAATAGTGAAAGCAATTCTTCGATCTTGAGTAAGGGCGAGCAATTGAAGAGCTAGAGTAATTATAAGCGAATATTTTCATTCAGAATTGGGCTAAGGAAAATTCTTTCAACTTAATCTATTAAAATGAcatattttacatattaaaaatgaacGAAAAAAATCACTTGTACCGAAGACACATATTAACttaatagattaaattttaaaaaaatttcttaccaGTTAGAAAAACAAGTCCAGAGGAGTCGAACTGGTGAAGGTTACAGCAGGATGAATCTGAATAGAATCTAAAAAGCCCAAGAAAAAAAGCTTAGGTTTCACAATCTCACCATGCCTCAAAGTTTTTTCTTTGGTACATTGGGCCTGCATAATTACCCTCTGTATCTTCAGTAATCAATTAAACTAATCCATTTTAACACAGAGTAGAAGGACCCAATTATTTCATGGGCCATACTTTGCACAAGATGTATgctaaaacaaaatattttctttaaaaagaattagtatagggtttttttttttttttgtaatttttttttgtaggttgTAGGGCTTTCATTTGTGCTTTTAAAGATATATACACTGCATACAAAATTAGTGTAGGACTCTTTTTAAGGCAAAAATTGATTAACCAAATCATCATTAATTTCCTTCAAATTAAGGGGTGACAACTTGTGTTTGTGTGCTAGGTTCGGATTGTGTTGAGACATGGATATAacattatataggtcaactttaacgggaccaatttaattaaacgtatCAAACTCCTCAACCttaaccctctaattttgtgttgagtttgagggttatgtcaaaaattgatTGTCATTATGTTGTGTGTCGGATTTGGGTCGTGTTGAAGTCTAGGTATAAAACTATCTAAGTCAACTCTAacctgactcatttaattaaatgggacAAACTTCTCAATCttaaccctttaatttcgtgttaagTTCGtggatcgtgtaaaaaattgcagCCTTACTCCAAACTGGGTTGAAggaagtttttttaatttagtctataaaaatgtaatatgcCCCTTAGCATGtaaaaaaaacacatgttttttaaatagcatgtgagaagcacgagtttttttttttttttttttttttaataaaatttcttccaactttgtcaatgctattaaaaaaacgtGTTTTTCACATGCTCAAAAATACTTGACATTTTAAACACGCTAAAAAAAACACGTGACATTTTTATAGACCGAATCAAATAACTTCGTCCAACCcagtttaaaagaaaactcAATCCTTCAAAATAAGTTAAATAACTACTCCTTCCAATAGAATGAGCTTCTTATAAACAACACAACAGAAACCTATCACAGGTTTATTCCTTAAGCTTTTGGTAGTGGTTAGGAAGGGCAGAGAAAAAGCAAATGATTTAATTTAGTATGAATTAATGTATCACTTTTGGCCCAAGCAAACATCACTTCCTCCATTAGAGGACTTCAATAATTTGATTCCAAAAACATCCTCAGATCCATATTTGCCCACCTAATCAAAAAACTGAGTCGGTCTCACCAttaattagcatatatatatatattccttaattatatcttccatttttttctattttaatcaGGATTACTAAGTTAATAAAATGATGGGGGTGGGGGTACAAGAGATCATGGGATCAGAAATAACTGTAACAGAAAATAAACCATCCATCTGTCCCTTTCATCTTTAACTTTGTTGCCTAGTTGAGCATTGATGGAAACAGAAACAGTA
The sequence above is drawn from the Alnus glutinosa chromosome 11, dhAlnGlut1.1, whole genome shotgun sequence genome and encodes:
- the LOC133880908 gene encoding probable ribosome-binding factor A, chloroplastic; the encoded protein is MPHLLFNAQQPPPTPPLSHHRRPPFRTQNPTAWIHSARPISLPSLQPKIGSTIRCMANPRRVKMVAKQIQRELSDMLLTDKVLQYAILPEVSLGADRYLSSLTTISDVEVSGDLQVVKVYVSVFGDEKGKELAIAGLKAKAKYVRSELGKRMKLRLTPEIRFIEDESLERGSRVIAILDKIKNEKKTKDIEDEEQFDSPVVSQEDGEWEGDDPDEDIIYVN